From one bacterium genomic stretch:
- a CDS encoding MFS transporter, whose amino-acid sequence MRLTALGNSYTKLLTSYAISNLSTGVLIVALPLLATSITRHPLSISGLTAAAGLPWLLFGPLSGAIADRVNRRRAMALAEFGRAAIVGLGALFVLGGGKSLLVLYLVMILIGIGETLFDPIGLAMVPTLVKPSGMDTANSLLYGTQTLGQRFAGPALGGWLFGLAVWAPLGIDALTFLMSGLVVLMLPGTPSHTESEWTVAGLSADIMEGVRWVWGDRPLRAFLLGTATIHFSTAAGTSVLVLVAQDRFQLSGIGFGLILGGLAGGYFIGYLVAPSVVSRFPRAKLCVASVLGAGCGFLLVAVSGVALLAGLGLAVVGFLAAQLEIVSITYRQMGVPDRIRGRVMAGFLFVGHGSIPIGAVFGGTVATLTDVSYSYVAAAVAIAAIAPFLWRALKDADLEAGSAGARSEGLGPA is encoded by the coding sequence TTGAGACTTACCGCCCTGGGCAACTCCTACACCAAGTTGTTGACCTCCTACGCCATCTCCAATCTCAGCACCGGGGTGTTGATCGTGGCGCTACCGTTGCTGGCCACTTCCATCACCCGGCATCCGCTCTCGATCAGCGGTCTCACGGCCGCGGCCGGGCTCCCCTGGCTCCTGTTCGGCCCCCTGTCGGGAGCGATCGCGGATCGGGTCAACAGGCGCCGGGCGATGGCTCTGGCCGAATTCGGTCGAGCCGCGATCGTGGGCTTGGGGGCTCTCTTCGTCCTCGGGGGCGGCAAGTCGCTCCTGGTCTTGTACCTGGTGATGATCCTGATCGGAATCGGAGAGACCCTATTCGATCCGATCGGGCTTGCCATGGTTCCGACCCTGGTCAAGCCCTCCGGGATGGACACGGCCAACAGCCTGCTATACGGGACCCAGACCCTGGGGCAGCGTTTTGCGGGACCGGCGCTGGGGGGATGGCTCTTCGGGCTGGCCGTCTGGGCGCCCCTGGGAATAGACGCCCTGACCTTTCTGATGTCTGGTCTGGTGGTGCTGATGCTCCCCGGAACGCCCTCCCACACGGAGTCGGAGTGGACGGTCGCCGGGCTCTCGGCCGACATCATGGAGGGTGTGCGGTGGGTGTGGGGCGACCGGCCGCTCCGCGCTTTCCTGCTGGGCACCGCGACCATACATTTCTCGACCGCCGCCGGTACGTCGGTGTTGGTGCTCGTGGCCCAAGATCGTTTCCAACTGAGCGGTATCGGCTTCGGGCTCATTCTCGGTGGATTGGCCGGTGGATACTTCATCGGTTACCTGGTCGCTCCCTCCGTGGTCAGTCGGTTTCCCCGGGCGAAGCTCTGCGTGGCATCCGTACTCGGGGCCGGCTGCGGTTTCCTGCTGGTGGCAGTGTCAGGTGTCGCTCTGTTGGCCGGGTTGGGGTTGGCCGTGGTGGGGTTCTTGGCCGCCCAGCTCGAGATCGTGTCGATCACCTACCGGCAAATGGGGGTTCCGGACCGTATTCGCGGTCGGGTGATGGCGGGATTCCTGTTCGTGGGCCACGGGTCGATCCCGATCGGCGCGGTCTTCGGAGGAACGGTCGCCACCTTGACAGATGTCAGCTATAGCTACGTCGCCGCGGCTGTAGCGATAGCGGCGATAGCTCCCTTCCTCTGGAGGGCGTTGAAGGATGCCGACCTCGAGGCGGGAAGCGCAGGCGCCCGATCGGAAGGTCTGGGACCTGCCTGA
- a CDS encoding M50 family metallopeptidase, translating into MVGGIMMVVAISAFIVVHEAGHYWAARATGMKATEFFLGFGPRLWSFRRGETEFGVKALLFGGYVRIAGMSIGERIDPADAGRAYREQPFWKKSVVVLSGVTLNLLTAYLLLFGLFWYSGAAELTTAVERVSPEISPGVPSPASVAGVLDGDVMTAIDGVALDGWEQAVQLIMSRPGETVTLEVVRDGLPRSLTATLGSYHPQTGEAVGFLGVSPVARRVSIGPITAAGRAAVAEWAILSGALDAIARIVRPGSLLELGGVLAGQSDVPEEIRPVSPIGLVRIGSQASEVGIGNIIFILAVVNVTLALFNSVPLYPLDGGHFVVALYEKVTGRRVDHRNLVPIAALVVLFMLFLGLVAIVLDIVNPLTL; encoded by the coding sequence TTGGTCGGCGGAATAATGATGGTGGTGGCCATCTCGGCGTTCATCGTCGTGCACGAGGCCGGCCACTACTGGGCAGCCCGGGCCACCGGGATGAAGGCCACCGAGTTCTTCCTCGGCTTCGGGCCCCGACTGTGGTCGTTCCGCCGCGGCGAGACCGAGTTCGGAGTGAAGGCGCTCCTGTTCGGCGGGTACGTGCGGATCGCCGGCATGAGTATCGGTGAGAGGATCGACCCGGCCGACGCGGGCCGCGCCTACCGGGAGCAGCCCTTCTGGAAGAAGTCGGTGGTGGTCCTCTCCGGGGTGACGCTGAACCTCCTGACCGCGTACCTGCTGCTGTTCGGTCTGTTCTGGTACTCCGGCGCCGCCGAGCTGACCACCGCGGTGGAGAGGGTCAGCCCCGAGATCTCGCCAGGAGTGCCCAGTCCGGCCTCCGTGGCCGGCGTGCTGGACGGAGACGTCATGACCGCCATCGACGGCGTAGCCCTGGACGGTTGGGAACAGGCCGTGCAGCTGATCATGAGCCGCCCCGGCGAGACCGTCACCCTGGAGGTCGTTCGCGACGGCCTTCCCCGTTCCCTGACCGCCACCCTGGGCTCGTACCATCCGCAGACCGGTGAGGCGGTCGGCTTCCTAGGCGTTTCACCCGTGGCGCGGCGGGTCTCGATCGGGCCCATCACGGCCGCCGGACGGGCGGCCGTGGCGGAGTGGGCGATCCTCTCCGGCGCGCTGGACGCCATCGCCCGCATCGTTCGACCCGGGTCGCTGCTCGAGTTGGGCGGGGTGCTGGCCGGGCAGAGCGACGTTCCCGAAGAGATCCGGCCGGTCAGCCCCATCGGTCTGGTCAGGATCGGAAGCCAGGCGTCGGAGGTCGGCATCGGCAACATCATCTTCATCCTGGCGGTGGTGAACGTCACCCTGGCCCTGTTCAACAGCGTTCCCCTGTACCCGTTGGACGGCGGGCATTTCGTGGTGGCGCTCTACGAGAAGGTCACCGGCCGGCGGGTGGATCACCGCAACCTCGTCCCCATCGCCGCCCTGGTGGTCCTGTTCATGCTGTTCCTGGGCCTGGTGGCGATCGTCCTCGACATCGTCAACCCGCTGACCCTCTAG
- a CDS encoding ribosome-recycling factor, with translation MLDELLEDAVERMASAVKHTQSEFATLRTDRASGAVLSRVMVDYYGEKVALLELARTASHENLLVVIPHDSNDLVAIERAIRLSGLDLNPASDGKVIRLVFPPLTEERRRQLVKLARSMAEEGRVAIRHIRRSTRSDLNEIGESEDEVWRAEKQLQQQTDRHITMTDELLANKEQELLKI, from the coding sequence ATGCTGGATGAACTGCTCGAGGATGCCGTAGAGCGAATGGCGTCGGCCGTGAAGCACACGCAGAGCGAGTTCGCGACGCTCCGCACCGATCGGGCCAGCGGGGCCGTTCTCTCCCGGGTCATGGTCGATTACTACGGGGAGAAGGTGGCCCTCCTGGAGCTCGCCAGGACCGCCAGCCACGAGAACCTGCTGGTGGTGATCCCCCATGACTCGAATGACCTGGTGGCCATCGAACGGGCCATCCGCCTGTCGGGCCTCGATCTCAACCCTGCCAGTGACGGGAAGGTGATCCGCCTGGTGTTCCCGCCGCTCACCGAAGAACGGCGGCGCCAGCTCGTCAAGTTGGCCCGGAGCATGGCCGAGGAGGGCCGGGTAGCGATACGCCACATACGGAGGTCGACCCGTAGCGACCTGAACGAGATCGGCGAGTCGGAGGACGAGGTCTGGAGGGCCGAGAAGCAACTCCAGCAGCAGACCGACCGCCACATCACCATGACCGATGAGCTGCTCGCCAACAAGGAGCAGGAGCTCCTCAAGATCTAG
- the pyrH gene encoding UMP kinase produces the protein MARTRRVLLKLSGEAFADPAIGYGISPETVQRAAGEIAESQKAGHQIGIVVGGGNIFRGVSAAATGMDPANADYMGMLATVINALALRDAIEARGVECRVQSAITMQQLAEPYIRLRAIRHLEKGRSVIFAAGSGNPFFTTDTAAALRAVEIGAEAMLKASKVGGIYSADPELHEDAELLDRIGYMDFINAELKVMDTTAVTMCMDHRLPIVVFRLVDPGNIRRAVEGESIGTRVC, from the coding sequence ATGGCTCGAACCCGCAGGGTCCTGCTGAAGCTGTCCGGGGAGGCCTTCGCCGATCCCGCGATCGGCTACGGGATATCTCCCGAGACGGTGCAGCGGGCGGCCGGCGAGATAGCCGAGTCGCAGAAGGCCGGGCACCAGATCGGGATCGTGGTGGGCGGTGGCAACATCTTCCGGGGCGTGTCCGCCGCAGCTACGGGCATGGACCCTGCCAATGCCGACTACATGGGCATGCTCGCCACCGTCATCAACGCCCTGGCCCTCCGCGACGCCATCGAGGCCCGGGGTGTGGAGTGCCGGGTGCAGTCGGCCATCACGATGCAGCAGCTGGCCGAGCCCTACATTCGCCTGAGGGCCATCCGCCACCTGGAGAAGGGCCGCTCCGTGATCTTCGCCGCCGGCAGCGGGAATCCCTTCTTCACCACCGACACGGCGGCCGCTCTTCGCGCTGTCGAGATCGGCGCCGAGGCGATGCTCAAGGCCAGCAAGGTAGGAGGCATCTACTCCGCTGATCCCGAGCTTCATGAGGATGCCGAGTTGCTGGACCGGATCGGCTACATGGACTTCATCAACGCCGAACTCAAGGTGATGGACACCACCGCCGTCACGATGTGCATGGATCACCGGCTGCCGATCGTGGTGTTCCGCCTGGTCGATCCCGGTAACATCCGGCGGGCCGTGGAGGGCGAGTCGATCGGTACCCGGGTGTGTTGA
- the rpsB gene encoding 30S ribosomal protein S2, giving the protein MSAVTMKQLLEAGVHFGHQTRRWNPKMAPYIFGERNGIHIIDLRRTLEEVQRAHAFVRDLVAEGGAVLFVGTKKQARSAIEEAAQRVDMPYVSFRWLGGMLTNFKTINQRIFYMKELAAMETSGDMEQLPKKERLRLRREYAHLERTLGGVADMGGTPSAVFVVDLNTEHIAVREAVRLKIPVIALVDSNCNPDDIDFVIPGNDDAIRSASLIASAIADACVAGQEQALAAAEGESEEAGDDS; this is encoded by the coding sequence TTGTCTGCCGTCACCATGAAGCAGCTGCTCGAAGCCGGGGTCCATTTCGGCCACCAGACCCGGCGCTGGAACCCCAAGATGGCCCCGTACATCTTCGGAGAGCGCAACGGGATCCACATCATCGACCTGCGCCGGACGCTCGAGGAGGTCCAGAGGGCCCACGCCTTCGTCCGGGATCTGGTAGCCGAGGGCGGCGCCGTCTTGTTCGTGGGCACCAAGAAGCAGGCCAGGTCCGCCATCGAGGAAGCCGCCCAGCGGGTCGACATGCCGTACGTGAGCTTTCGGTGGCTGGGCGGCATGCTCACCAACTTCAAGACCATCAACCAGCGCATCTTCTACATGAAGGAGCTGGCAGCCATGGAGACGTCGGGCGACATGGAGCAGTTGCCGAAGAAGGAACGTCTCCGCCTTCGCCGCGAGTACGCCCATCTCGAGCGGACCCTGGGCGGGGTGGCGGATATGGGCGGAACACCGTCGGCCGTCTTCGTGGTCGATCTGAACACCGAACACATCGCGGTGCGGGAAGCGGTGAGGTTGAAAATACCCGTCATCGCGCTGGTCGACTCCAACTGCAACCCCGACGACATCGACTTCGTCATCCCCGGCAACGACGACGCCATCCGGTCGGCCTCTCTCATAGCCTCGGCGATCGCTGACGCCTGCGTGGCGGGCCAGGAACAGGCTCTGGCCGCCGCCGAGGGCGAGTCCGAGGAGGCCGGCGACGACAGCTAG
- a CDS encoding NAD(P)/FAD-dependent oxidoreductase — protein MHHDVLVVGGGIAGLTAARDLAQGGYRVLVLEARDRLGGRTWWKRFGDTDHYTEMGGTWFDEGTQHNIAREIKRYSLPTVLSPAGQEFRVSLGGRSLARPDQPVPRDVRPDLDKALDHIVDQSRRVTFGSDLDNPDLHDLDIPFSEFIAPYTDQHLVAEYLSMWAAFAFGCDPSEVSALQVLTWVAGYDNTTWTLDDAPATKFAQGTESLVTALAQDGGADIGLSAPVASIVDAGDHIVVTTTGGDTHRARFAVLAAPVNTWEDIELPLPADSPKRRYAAEGLAGHAVKLHALVDNVPEFLMASGWGGPLCWVSEQANFDGGRLLVGIGEDDSAIDGMDRAQVQQAIRRFAPEATVRTCHSHNWSTDPYAKGTWTAYRPGQLSRYYSHFPVPHGRLYFAGSDIARGWAGFMDGAIESGADTAAALGRRLAEDG, from the coding sequence ATGCATCATGATGTGCTCGTCGTCGGTGGCGGCATCGCCGGTCTGACCGCCGCCCGTGATCTGGCTCAGGGTGGATACCGGGTCCTGGTGCTCGAGGCGCGCGACCGGCTGGGCGGGCGGACGTGGTGGAAGCGCTTCGGCGACACCGACCACTACACCGAGATGGGGGGCACGTGGTTCGACGAGGGCACCCAGCACAACATCGCCCGCGAGATCAAGCGCTACTCCTTGCCCACCGTCCTGAGCCCGGCCGGTCAGGAGTTCCGGGTATCGCTCGGCGGTCGCAGCCTGGCGCGTCCCGACCAGCCCGTACCCCGCGACGTCCGTCCCGATCTGGACAAGGCCCTCGATCACATCGTCGACCAGTCCCGCCGGGTGACCTTCGGGTCCGATCTCGACAACCCGGACCTCCACGATCTGGACATCCCCTTCTCCGAGTTCATCGCGCCCTACACCGACCAACACCTGGTGGCGGAGTACCTCTCGATGTGGGCCGCTTTCGCCTTCGGATGCGATCCCTCGGAGGTGTCGGCCCTGCAGGTCCTCACCTGGGTGGCCGGGTACGACAACACCACCTGGACGCTCGACGACGCCCCGGCGACGAAGTTCGCCCAGGGAACTGAGAGCCTGGTCACAGCCCTGGCCCAGGACGGCGGCGCGGACATCGGGCTCTCGGCACCGGTCGCCTCGATAGTCGACGCCGGCGACCACATCGTGGTGACGACCACCGGCGGCGACACCCACAGGGCCCGTTTCGCCGTGCTGGCCGCTCCCGTCAACACCTGGGAGGACATCGAGTTGCCGCTACCGGCCGACTCGCCCAAACGCAGGTACGCCGCCGAAGGGCTGGCAGGCCATGCGGTCAAGCTGCATGCCCTGGTCGACAACGTGCCCGAGTTCCTGATGGCTTCGGGCTGGGGCGGCCCTCTGTGCTGGGTCTCGGAGCAGGCCAACTTCGACGGCGGGCGGCTCCTGGTGGGAATAGGCGAGGATGACTCGGCGATCGATGGAATGGACCGCGCCCAGGTGCAGCAGGCGATCCGCCGGTTCGCCCCGGAAGCGACCGTCCGGACGTGCCACAGCCACAACTGGTCGACCGACCCGTACGCCAAGGGGACGTGGACTGCTTACCGCCCGGGGCAGCTGTCGCGCTATTACTCCCACTTCCCCGTCCCCCACGGCCGCCTCTACTTCGCCGGTTCGGACATCGCCCGAGGCTGGGCCGGGTTCATGGACGGCGCCATAGAGAGCGGCGCCGACACAGCCGCAGCCCTCGGCCGGCGCCTCGCCGAGGACGGCTAG
- a CDS encoding translation elongation factor Ts, with the protein MPQFTAKDVQALRKATGVGMMDAKKALVECDGDMDRAKDLLREKGLADAKKRAGRDANEGTVGFYVHQPAGYPTVGVIVELASETDFVAKSDRFQKMAHDVAMHIAAAQPKWVRTEDVPGELVDREKELIAREALASGKPERIVERIVEGRIKSFYKDNVLYEQEYIRTDQYEGKVGDMVTELAASMGENIGVRRFARLAVGEQETDR; encoded by the coding sequence ATGCCACAGTTCACAGCCAAGGACGTACAGGCTCTGCGCAAGGCCACCGGGGTCGGCATGATGGACGCCAAGAAGGCCCTGGTGGAGTGCGACGGGGACATGGACAGGGCCAAGGACCTACTCCGGGAGAAAGGCCTGGCCGACGCCAAGAAGCGGGCCGGGCGGGACGCCAACGAGGGCACCGTCGGCTTCTACGTGCACCAGCCGGCCGGGTATCCGACCGTCGGAGTGATCGTGGAACTGGCGTCGGAGACCGACTTCGTGGCGAAGAGCGACCGGTTCCAGAAGATGGCCCACGACGTGGCCATGCATATCGCCGCCGCCCAGCCCAAGTGGGTACGGACCGAGGACGTACCCGGAGAGCTGGTCGACAGGGAAAAGGAGCTGATCGCCAGGGAGGCGTTGGCCTCGGGCAAGCCCGAGCGGATCGTGGAGCGGATCGTGGAAGGGCGGATCAAGTCCTTCTACAAGGACAACGTGCTCTACGAGCAGGAGTACATCAGGACCGATCAGTACGAAGGCAAGGTCGGGGACATGGTGACCGAGCTGGCCGCCTCCATGGGCGAGAACATCGGTGTCCGGCGGTTCGCCCGCCTGGCAGTGGGCGAACAGGAGACGGACCGCTAG
- a CDS encoding M67 family metallopeptidase, translating to MIAADAHLRPAMVKAMIAHAAEASPREACGLIVYDGAGCPVRLYPATNVHPDPDRFELDPVEHFGVVRDADEHGWRIGAVYHSHPRGPARPSATDLAAGIDPDWISYVIGRNRTATWVIRAYKMADGRAIPLGEVAS from the coding sequence ATGATCGCCGCCGATGCCCATCTCCGGCCGGCGATGGTCAAGGCGATGATCGCCCATGCCGCCGAAGCCAGCCCCCGGGAGGCCTGCGGTCTGATCGTGTATGACGGCGCCGGGTGTCCGGTGCGGCTCTATCCCGCCACCAACGTCCACCCCGATCCCGATCGCTTCGAACTGGACCCGGTCGAGCACTTCGGGGTGGTGAGGGACGCGGACGAGCACGGGTGGCGGATCGGCGCGGTCTACCACTCCCATCCGCGGGGTCCCGCCCGGCCATCCGCTACGGACCTGGCCGCAGGGATCGATCCGGACTGGATCTCGTACGTCATCGGACGCAATCGGACCGCCACGTGGGTCATCCGGGCCTACAAGATGGCGGACGGGCGCGCTATCCCCTTGGGCGAAGTAGCGTCCTGA
- a CDS encoding phosphatidate cytidylyltransferase has product MVGDGTDPPPELGDEEAGDQPADAEAPPTESDEFTDRDYIRSTTREYKGLAEAVARAGEEEVEQSAVAASIPGVGTSVVGFEDVTGVEEEDPEQIEQIDRARRSELALRIATGLAVVAVFFGSLYAGALWVTLFVSLLILVAVVEFYQAVRRVGFTPLAFIGLPGAAAVMYVAWDSGPAAVGGVLAAVILLSGLFFVAARRNYPLANIGVTVLGVAWVPVLASFAVPIFRSPEAWSLTTALVVLTALNDIAAFSYGRTLGKRRMAPNLSPNKTVEGFLGATVITVLAGVVIGRFGLLEPLTLQSGIALAAAISVFGPIGDLAESAVKRSIDIKDMGSSLPGHGGVLDRLDAFMFAIPTAYLVYLWFGYL; this is encoded by the coding sequence ATGGTTGGTGATGGCACCGATCCGCCCCCCGAGTTAGGTGATGAGGAGGCTGGGGACCAGCCTGCCGACGCCGAGGCCCCTCCCACGGAGTCCGACGAGTTCACCGACCGCGACTACATCCGATCCACCACCCGCGAGTACAAGGGCCTGGCCGAAGCGGTAGCCCGGGCGGGTGAGGAAGAGGTCGAGCAGTCGGCGGTGGCGGCTTCGATCCCGGGGGTCGGCACCAGCGTGGTCGGCTTCGAGGATGTGACGGGCGTCGAGGAGGAGGACCCGGAGCAAATCGAGCAGATCGACCGGGCCCGCCGTTCCGAGCTGGCGCTCCGGATCGCCACCGGCCTGGCTGTGGTGGCTGTCTTCTTCGGATCCCTGTATGCGGGAGCGCTATGGGTCACCCTGTTCGTCAGCCTCCTGATCCTGGTCGCGGTGGTGGAGTTCTACCAGGCCGTCCGCCGGGTCGGCTTCACGCCCCTGGCGTTCATCGGCCTACCCGGGGCCGCGGCGGTCATGTACGTGGCCTGGGACTCGGGACCCGCCGCGGTGGGCGGTGTGCTGGCAGCCGTGATCCTGCTGTCGGGCCTGTTCTTCGTCGCGGCCCGCCGGAACTACCCGCTGGCCAACATCGGGGTTACGGTCCTCGGCGTGGCCTGGGTGCCGGTCCTCGCCTCGTTCGCGGTGCCGATCTTCCGATCCCCCGAAGCGTGGAGCTTGACCACCGCACTGGTGGTGCTGACCGCTCTCAACGACATCGCTGCCTTTTCCTACGGACGCACGCTCGGGAAGCGCCGGATGGCCCCCAACCTCTCGCCCAACAAGACCGTGGAGGGGTTCCTCGGCGCCACGGTCATCACCGTGCTGGCAGGGGTTGTGATCGGGAGGTTCGGGCTGCTCGAGCCGCTCACCCTTCAGTCGGGCATAGCGCTGGCCGCTGCTATCAGCGTGTTCGGGCCCATCGGCGACCTGGCCGAGTCGGCGGTGAAGCGTTCGATCGACATCAAGGACATGGGTAGCAGCCTGCCCGGCCACGGCGGCGTGCTGGATCGGCTGGACGCCTTCATGTTCGCGATACCTACCGCCTATCTGGTGTATCTCTGGTTCGGATACCTGTGA
- the pdxH gene encoding pyridoxamine 5'-phosphate oxidase produces MARLREEYETEGLSMGEAHPDPVRQFDRWFDEALDAGVPQANAMTVATADDRGHPSARVVLLKGYDRSGFVFYTNLGSRKSEELTANPRAALCFLWLELHRQVRIEGPVEAVGDTDSDEYFASRPRGARIAAAASPQSREIRDRTALERLVADKEAEFEDGEVPRPAHWGGWRVRPERFEFWQGRRHRLHDRVAYLAYGDGWRRVRLAP; encoded by the coding sequence ATGGCCCGCCTCCGGGAGGAGTACGAGACGGAGGGGCTCTCGATGGGGGAGGCCCATCCGGACCCGGTCCGCCAGTTCGACCGCTGGTTCGACGAAGCGTTGGACGCGGGTGTGCCGCAGGCCAACGCCATGACGGTCGCCACTGCTGACGATCGCGGACATCCCTCGGCCCGGGTGGTGCTGCTCAAGGGGTACGACCGGTCCGGGTTCGTGTTTTACACCAACCTCGGGAGCCGCAAATCGGAGGAGTTGACGGCCAACCCGCGGGCGGCCCTCTGCTTTCTCTGGCTCGAGCTGCACCGTCAGGTCAGGATCGAGGGGCCGGTCGAGGCGGTCGGAGATACGGACTCTGACGAGTACTTCGCCTCGCGTCCGAGGGGAGCTCGGATAGCCGCGGCTGCTTCCCCGCAGAGCCGGGAGATACGCGACCGGACCGCGCTCGAACGCCTGGTGGCGGACAAGGAGGCCGAGTTCGAGGATGGGGAGGTGCCCAGGCCTGCCCATTGGGGTGGGTGGAGGGTCCGGCCCGAACGGTTCGAGTTCTGGCAGGGCCGGCGCCACCGCCTTCATGACCGGGTCGCCTACCTCGCCTACGGCGACGGCTGGCGGCGGGTGCGGCTGGCGCCATGA
- a CDS encoding tyrosine-type recombinase/integrase produces MSATPKDLPGHEPDPAPWWEADVSSYLSRLESQRGLSEHTVAAYRRDLTQFFRHVGSLGIDSAAGIDRTSIRAFLAHLDGKGYARRSVARKISAIRAFLSDAVRRGALSANPADGIARPKSRRTLPKALTQRAATSLLEAIEGDDPKSLRDRAVLETLYATGLRVSELASLTMDGTVGLDRLVVEGKGGRHRVIPLGAQARIAIERYVRAGRPLLLGDRPTDALWVGARGVPMSPRTLRRMVRNRAGTFPHALRHSFATHLLERGADLTSVQQLLGHVELGTTQVYTSVTRHHMRATYERSHPRA; encoded by the coding sequence ATGTCAGCGACCCCGAAGGACTTACCGGGCCACGAGCCCGATCCGGCCCCATGGTGGGAGGCCGATGTGTCCTCGTACCTCTCCCGTCTGGAGAGCCAGCGGGGCTTGTCGGAACACACGGTGGCGGCCTACCGGCGTGATCTCACCCAGTTCTTCCGCCATGTCGGGAGCCTGGGCATCGACTCTGCGGCCGGTATCGACCGCACCTCGATCCGCGCGTTCCTGGCACACCTCGACGGCAAGGGTTATGCCCGGCGCTCGGTAGCCCGCAAGATCTCCGCCATCCGGGCCTTCCTTTCGGATGCAGTGCGGCGCGGCGCCCTCAGCGCCAACCCGGCCGACGGTATCGCCCGACCCAAGTCGCGCCGGACCCTCCCCAAAGCCCTCACCCAGCGGGCCGCAACCTCGCTCCTCGAGGCGATCGAAGGGGACGACCCGAAGTCCTTGAGGGACCGGGCCGTCCTCGAGACCCTTTACGCCACGGGCTTGCGGGTGTCCGAACTGGCCTCCCTCACCATGGACGGGACGGTCGGGCTGGATCGGTTGGTGGTGGAGGGCAAGGGCGGCCGCCATCGAGTGATCCCGTTGGGAGCGCAGGCACGGATCGCCATCGAACGCTACGTGCGGGCGGGCCGGCCCCTTCTTCTGGGCGATCGGCCCACGGACGCCCTGTGGGTGGGCGCCAGGGGAGTGCCCATGAGCCCTCGGACGCTCCGCCGGATGGTGCGGAACCGGGCAGGCACCTTTCCCCACGCCCTCCGCCACTCCTTCGCCACCCACCTGCTCGAACGCGGCGCCGACCTGACTTCCGTCCAGCAGCTCCTGGGCCATGTCGAGCTGGGAACCACCCAGGTCTACACCTCCGTTACCCGCCATCACATGAGGGCCACGTACGAGCGCAGCCACCCGCGTGCTTAG
- the dxr gene encoding 1-deoxy-D-xylulose-5-phosphate reductoisomerase, translating to MRPVVVLGATGSIGRQTLEVADRLGVPVAGLAARRAGDDLARLADRYPRATVVAVAPDPDGHDRFRRQYGDRYAPGPAALVEMAQHPGSTVVNGVVGSAGLESSIAALEAGNRLALANKESLVAGGELVMAAARHGELIPVDSEHSALFQCMVGERLPEVSRLVLTASGGPFRGRDREGLVSVGVDEALAHPTWNMGPRITIDSATLVNKGLEVIEAHFLFDLAFEKVDVVVHPQSIVHSLVEFVDGSLKAHLGVTDMRIPIQYALTYPQRSPGGFSRFDLTRSHLTFEAVDRDAFPALDLAYAAGRAGGTVPAAFNAADEVAVAAFLERRIGFLDIPAVIAEVLDGHEAFEATSIDVVMEADRAARRAARAAVERR from the coding sequence GTGAGGCCCGTTGTCGTCCTCGGGGCGACGGGGTCGATCGGTCGCCAGACACTCGAAGTAGCGGACCGCCTCGGCGTTCCGGTGGCGGGACTCGCCGCGCGGCGAGCAGGAGACGACCTGGCGCGGTTGGCCGACCGTTACCCGCGGGCCACCGTCGTGGCGGTGGCGCCCGACCCGGACGGCCATGACCGTTTTCGCCGGCAGTACGGCGACCGCTACGCGCCTGGTCCCGCCGCCCTGGTGGAGATGGCGCAGCACCCGGGTTCGACGGTGGTCAACGGTGTGGTGGGGTCGGCGGGCCTCGAATCCTCCATCGCCGCACTGGAGGCGGGAAACCGTCTCGCCCTGGCCAACAAGGAGAGCCTGGTCGCGGGCGGGGAGTTGGTGATGGCGGCCGCACGGCACGGTGAGTTGATCCCCGTCGATTCGGAGCACTCCGCCCTGTTCCAGTGCATGGTGGGGGAGCGGCTTCCCGAAGTCTCCCGCCTGGTGCTGACCGCTTCGGGCGGCCCCTTTCGAGGCCGGGACCGGGAAGGGCTGGTAAGCGTGGGAGTCGATGAGGCACTGGCCCATCCCACCTGGAACATGGGACCCCGGATAACCATCGACTCGGCCACGCTGGTGAACAAGGGCTTGGAGGTGATCGAGGCCCACTTCCTGTTCGATCTGGCCTTCGAGAAGGTGGACGTGGTGGTACATCCGCAGAGCATCGTCCACTCGCTGGTGGAGTTCGTGGACGGGTCGCTGAAGGCCCATCTGGGCGTCACCGACATGCGGATCCCGATCCAGTACGCCCTCACCTATCCGCAACGCTCACCGGGTGGTTTTTCCCGGTTCGACCTGACGCGGTCCCACCTGACATTCGAGGCGGTCGACCGCGACGCCTTTCCGGCGCTCGACCTCGCCTACGCGGCGGGAAGGGCGGGAGGAACCGTCCCGGCGGCCTTCAACGCCGCTGACGAGGTGGCGGTGGCCGCCTTCCTGGAGCGGCGGATCGGGTTTCTCGACATTCCCGCCGTGATCGCCGAGGTGCTCGACGGTCACGAGGCATTCGAGGCGACCTCGATCGACGTGGTGATGGAAGCCGATCGGGCCGCCCGGAGAGCGGCTCGCGCCGCAGTGGAGCGCCGGTAG